Genomic DNA from Taurinivorans muris:
CGGGTAAGTTCTGTGAGCGTTGCTCCGCTTCCCAGTCGTATCCCCAAGCTGTGGGCGAGGGACCGTATATAGGAGCCAGAACTGCATGTTACCCGAAATCGCATGCAAGGCAAATCCACCCATTGGATTTCAGCATGCGAAATATAAATTTCTTTTGTTTTTACAGGTACTTCTTTCCCCGCACGGGCGAGTTTATACAGAGCCTGCCCGTTATGTTTCGCCGCAGAATAGGGCGGAACTTCCTGAATGCTTTTCCCAAGCCAGTTTTTTACGGCATTCGCAAGCATTTCCTCTGTAATAAAGGAATAATCGTTCTCTTGTACGATTTTTCCTTCAGCGTCCCACGTGTCGGTTATTTTACCGAGTTCCAGTGTTCCGGAATAGGTTTTTTCGCCGTTTTCGAGCAAATATCCCGACAGTTTCGTCGCTTCGCCCAAAAGGACGATCAAAAGCCCTGTCGCCATAGGGTCCAATGTGCCGGCATGTCCAATTTTTTTTTGTCCAAGCTTTTTCAGACGTCCGACAGCAAAGGCGGAGCTCATGCCTTTAGGCTTATTGAGCAAAAGAATACCGTGTTTTTGTTCCATAAAAGATAAATATGTAATAAAATCAAATTGTTAGTCAATATTTTTGATATTGGTCAATAAAATTTTGACACAACAAAAAAACACGTTTTCTAAAAACGCTTTTTCTTTTTAGCCTAAATTTTCGGCTTTGTCCAGTAAAAAATAAAGGATGTTCGGCGGTTAAGACCGGGACTTGCCGCATATGGTATTCAGGATTGATTTCAATAGCGAACAAGAAGCGGGGTATGGCAAAACAGGACGCGGTTTTTGGCGTATGCGGCTCAGTGGGGCAGCTTGGTTTTGCGTTATTTTTCACCGGGAAACCATGA
This window encodes:
- the truB gene encoding tRNA pseudouridine(55) synthase TruB, coding for MEQKHGILLLNKPKGMSSAFAVGRLKKLGQKKIGHAGTLDPMATGLLIVLLGEATKLSGYLLENGEKTYSGTLELGKITDTWDAEGKIVQENDYSFITEEMLANAVKNWLGKSIQEVPPYSAAKHNGQALYKLARAGKEVPVKTKEIYISHAEIQWVDLPCMRFRVTCSSGSYIRSLAHSLGIRLGSGATLTELTREHSHPFYLQDAVTLEELQKKPEILNEKLIPMENALPNWRIIELSEREAKAVKNGNPVQTADTDFTENERVFLRYQGNVLALAEGKVIDSRKFWQILRGLATL